Proteins from one Strix uralensis isolate ZFMK-TIS-50842 chromosome 14, bStrUra1, whole genome shotgun sequence genomic window:
- the EGR1 gene encoding early growth response protein 1, translating to MAAAKAEMQLLPPLQIADPFGAFPHSPPAMDTHYPKLEEMMLLSGGGPQFLAPPGAPESAGFGAAGEPGEQHFEHLAADTFPEMSLNNEKALPETSYPNQTTRLPPITYTGRFSLEPAPNSSNTLWPEPLFSLVSGLVGMANAPPTSTPSSSSPSSSSQSPPLSCSVQASENSPIYSAAPTFPNSSSDIFPEPQTQSFPNPSGAPIQYPPPAYPTAKTNFQVPMIPDYLFPQQQGELSLVPAEQKPFPTLETRAQQPSLTPLSTIKAFATQTGSQELKTLNTNYQSQLIKPSRMRKYPNRPSKTPPHERPYACPVESCDRRFSRSDELTRHIRIHTGQKPFQCRICMRNFSRSDHLTTHIRTHTGEKPFACDICGRKFARSDERKRHTKIHLRQKDKKVEKAAPVSTASPVPAYSSSVTTSYPSSIATTYPSPVRTVYSSPAPSSYPSPAHTTFPSPSIATTYPSGTATFQTQVATSFSSPGVTNNFSSQVTSALSDMTSAFSPRTIEIC from the exons ATGGCCGCGGCCAAAGCGGAGATGCAGCTCCTGCCCCCGCTGCAGATCGCCGACCCCTTCGGCGCCTTCCCGCACTCGCCCCCCGCCATGGACACTCACTACCCCAAACTGGAGGAGATGATGCTGCTCAGCGGCGGGGGCCCGCAGTTCCTTGCCCCCCCCGGGGCGCCCGAGAGCGCGGGCTTCGGCGCCGCCGGGGAGCCCGGGGAGCAGCACTTCGAGCACCTCGCTGCAG ACACTTTTCCCGAGATGTCCCTGAACAACGAGAAAGCCCTGCCAGAGACCAGCTACCCCAACCAAACGACGCGGCTGCCACCCATAACCTACACCGGGCGCTTCTCCCTAGAGCCGGCCCCCAACAGTAGCAACACCTTATGGCCAGAGCCCCTCTTCAGCCTCGTCAGTGGGCTGGTTGGCATGGCTAATGCACCTCCCACCTCTACACCTTCTTCATCatcaccatcctcctcctcgcagAGCCCCCCTCTGAGCTGTTCTGTCCAAGCCAGCGAGAACAGTCCAATCTATTCGGCTGCACCAACTTTTCCCAATTCCAGCTCTGACATTTTCCCCGAACCGCAGACCCAGTCCTTTCCCAACCCCTCTGGAGCCCCCATCCAATATCCACCTCCAGCTTATCCAACTGCTAAAACCAACTTTCAGGTGCCAATGATCCCGGATTACCTGTTCCCTCAGCAGCAGGGTGAGCTCAGTCTTGTTCCAGCTGAGCAGAAGCCCTTCCCAACCCTTGAGACGAGAGCACAGCAGCCTTCCCTCACGCCACTGTCCACTATTAAGGCATTTGCTACTCAGACTGGCTCCCAAGAGTTGAAGACCCTCAACACTAATTATCAGTCCCAGCTGATCAAGCCCAGCAGGATGAGGAAATACCCAAATCGTCCCAGCAAGACTCCTCCTCATGAGCGACCCTACGCCTGCCCAGTGGAGTCGTGTGACCGGAGGTTTTCGCGGTCCGATGAGCTAACGCGGCATATCCGCATCCACACGGGACAGAAACCTTTCCAGTGCCGCATTTGCATGCGGAACTTCAGCAGGAGCGACCACTTGACTACGCACATCCGCACGCACACAGGAGAGAAGCCATTTGCCTGTGATATTTGTGGCAGAAAGTTTGCCAGAAGTGATGAGAGGAAGAGACACACAAAAATCCACCTTAGgcagaaggacaagaaggtggaAAAGGCAGCTCCAGTCTCAACTGCTTCCCCAGTTCCTGCCTACTCGTCCTCTGTGACTACATCCTACCCTTCCTCCATTGCCACCACCTACCCCTCGCCAGTGCGCACAGTGtattcctcccctgctccctcttCCTACCCCTCCCCTGCGCACACCACATTCCCATCCCCTTCTATAGCAACCACTTATCCCTCTGGCACTGCCACTTTTCAGACCCAAGTGGCCACCTCCTTCTCATCTCCAGGGGTCACCAACAATTTCAGCTCACAGGTGACCTCAGCACTTTCAGACATGACGTCAGCCTTTTCTCCAAGGACAATTGAGATTTGCTGA